A window of the Virgibacillus pantothenticus genome harbors these coding sequences:
- the crcB gene encoding fluoride efflux transporter CrcB produces MSFLFVALGGFFGSITRYQLSITTHKRLIGTWLANITGSLLLAFFVHLYTRGILPHTWWLVLGVGFCGAYTTFSTFGNETLQLIFQHQFNKAIGYISLSLIVSLLPVALVLSV; encoded by the coding sequence ATGAGTTTTTTGTTCGTTGCTTTAGGAGGTTTTTTTGGAAGCATTACTCGTTACCAGCTATCTATTACAACTCACAAACGATTGATTGGGACATGGCTGGCGAACATTACTGGGTCCTTACTCTTAGCTTTTTTTGTGCATCTTTACACAAGGGGAATTCTTCCACATACATGGTGGCTGGTATTAGGAGTAGGGTTTTGCGGAGCGTATACAACTTTTTCGACATTTGGAAATGAAACATTACAATTAATTTTCCAACACCAATTCAACAAAGCAATTGGATATATTAGCTTGTCGTTAATCGTTTCGCTTTTGCCAGTAGCACTGGTGTTATCGGTCTAA
- a CDS encoding VLRF1 family aeRF1-type release factor — MDINKELEYLESVEREGPDKVFTMYLNTDPSDPEQQGREWKIQFKNGIRNFEKYLEEADDKEELKSFQQVKQKVEKFIRGNEQQFRRGVIVFATADEEVWFATRVQMRLQTEFYWQETPLVEQLKKLKEQYPKTGIILVQQNQVRVIESYLNELEMEKNYELDIEVDDWREKTAMGPGNPTIQKDDLNARFEANKHRWYKSLAPKIDKQAKDRAWENIIIIGEPGQAQAFQNQMTKQVDEVINKNMLDHEASKILGEIFG, encoded by the coding sequence ATGGATATAAACAAAGAACTAGAATATTTAGAATCAGTGGAAAGGGAAGGGCCAGATAAAGTATTTACAATGTACTTAAATACAGACCCTTCCGACCCTGAACAGCAGGGCAGAGAATGGAAAATCCAATTTAAAAATGGGATCCGTAATTTTGAAAAGTATTTAGAAGAAGCAGATGACAAAGAAGAGCTTAAAAGTTTTCAGCAAGTGAAACAAAAAGTAGAAAAGTTTATCCGAGGTAATGAACAGCAATTTCGTAGAGGCGTTATTGTATTTGCAACTGCAGATGAAGAAGTGTGGTTTGCAACAAGGGTGCAAATGCGTTTGCAAACGGAATTTTATTGGCAGGAAACCCCTTTAGTGGAGCAATTAAAGAAACTAAAAGAGCAGTATCCAAAAACAGGAATTATATTAGTTCAACAAAACCAAGTAAGAGTCATCGAATCCTATTTAAATGAACTGGAAATGGAGAAGAATTACGAATTAGATATTGAAGTAGATGACTGGCGTGAGAAAACTGCGATGGGGCCTGGTAATCCAACCATCCAAAAGGATGACTTGAATGCCCGCTTTGAAGCTAATAAGCACCGTTGGTATAAATCATTGGCTCCTAAAATAGATAAACAGGCGAAAGATAGAGCTTGGGAAAATATAATTATCATAGGTGAACCAGGCCAGGCTCAGGCATTCCAAAACCAAATGACAAAGCAAGTGGATGAAGTAATCAATAAAAATATGTTGGATCATGAGGCGTCAAAAATATTGGGAGAAATATTTGGGTAA
- a CDS encoding metal ABC transporter permease, which translates to MLVDFMEYDFLRNTLFTGIIIGLIAPLLGSFIVVRRLSLLADALSHVTLAGIAFGLLLEKKFALMISPLYSGMVFSVVGSILIEKLRGVYKAYQELAIPIILSGGVGLSVIFISVADGFNTDLFNYLFGSVSAVSKSDFYAIAGIAIFIIIMIVLFFKELFNLSFDEEHATISGLHAKAIHLLFIVLTALVIAVSMRIVGVLLVSALMTLPVAASMRFAKGFKQMVFLSVVFGEIAVMIGLITGYYLSIPPGGTIVMVAIALLLISIVAKRYRSKAV; encoded by the coding sequence ATGCTAGTAGATTTTATGGAATACGATTTTTTAAGAAACACACTGTTTACCGGAATAATAATTGGCTTAATTGCCCCTTTATTAGGGTCATTTATTGTGGTCAGGAGATTGTCACTGCTCGCAGATGCACTGTCACACGTCACATTAGCTGGAATTGCATTTGGTTTATTACTAGAGAAAAAATTTGCGCTTATGATCAGTCCATTATATAGCGGAATGGTCTTTTCCGTTGTTGGTTCCATATTGATCGAAAAGCTGCGTGGCGTTTATAAAGCATACCAAGAGCTAGCTATACCGATTATTCTATCGGGTGGAGTTGGACTTAGTGTCATTTTTATTTCTGTAGCAGATGGATTTAATACCGATTTATTTAATTATTTATTTGGTTCTGTCTCTGCAGTGAGTAAAAGCGACTTTTACGCTATTGCGGGGATCGCAATTTTCATTATCATTATGATCGTATTATTTTTCAAGGAATTATTCAACTTATCTTTCGATGAAGAACATGCAACTATTTCAGGACTACATGCAAAAGCGATTCATCTGCTATTTATTGTTTTAACTGCTTTAGTAATTGCTGTTTCTATGAGAATTGTTGGTGTTTTGCTCGTTTCTGCTCTAATGACACTACCAGTTGCAGCAAGTATGCGATTTGCGAAGGGATTTAAGCAAATGGTGTTTTTATCTGTTGTATTTGGTGAAATAGCTGTTATGATAGGATTGATAACTGGGTATTATTTAAGTATACCACCTGGAGGAACGATTGTGATGGTAGCTATTGCACTGTTATTAATCTCCATTGTTGCGAAACGGTACCGATCGAAAGCTGTATAG
- the crcB gene encoding fluoride efflux transporter CrcB, with protein MQISTRIKTMTAIGIGGAIGAMGRYGISFIFTAKGFPFATLCANLLGCFLLSLLLNHKQIKERLSPALFTALTTGLIGSFTTFSTFAVETIELWSNNVLLAIMYVLLSIIGGLLFCYMGYQFSIHTRKKAEV; from the coding sequence ATGCAAATTAGCACTCGCATAAAAACAATGACAGCAATTGGAATTGGCGGAGCGATTGGTGCAATGGGGAGATATGGTATATCTTTTATATTTACAGCAAAGGGCTTCCCCTTTGCTACTTTATGCGCCAATTTGCTCGGTTGTTTTTTGTTAAGTTTGCTATTAAATCATAAGCAAATAAAAGAGCGACTATCTCCTGCATTGTTCACAGCCTTAACTACTGGATTAATTGGCTCGTTTACCACTTTCTCCACGTTTGCAGTTGAAACAATCGAGCTTTGGAGTAACAACGTATTATTAGCCATTATGTATGTTTTACTTAGTATTATTGGAGGTCTATTATTTTGTTATATGGGCTATCAGTTTTCCATACATACTAGAAAGAAGGCAGAAGTATGA
- a CDS encoding Fur family transcriptional regulator, whose product MNRNEAVTLLRKKGYKMTGKRKDILSFFEKADGYRTAKDLITHLEESYPGISFDTIYRNLHLYHDLGILETTELDGEKHFRMNCVHHHHHHFICKDCGKTKEIDICPMEEVEQLLTDYSIEGHKFEIYGRCPGCKLALA is encoded by the coding sequence ATGAATAGAAATGAAGCTGTCACACTTTTACGTAAAAAAGGCTATAAAATGACGGGAAAACGTAAAGATATCCTATCTTTTTTTGAAAAAGCAGATGGTTATCGCACTGCTAAAGATTTGATCACGCATTTAGAGGAAAGCTATCCTGGTATTAGCTTTGATACCATCTATCGAAATCTTCATCTCTATCATGACCTTGGTATTTTGGAAACTACAGAATTAGATGGAGAAAAACATTTCCGAATGAATTGTGTACACCATCATCACCACCACTTTATTTGTAAAGATTGTGGTAAAACGAAAGAAATTGATATTTGTCCAATGGAAGAAGTGGAGCAACTATTAACAGACTATTCGATTGAAGGACATAAATTTGAAATTTACGGAAGGTGTCCCGGATGCAAATTAGCACTCGCATAA
- a CDS encoding metal ABC transporter ATP-binding protein, with protein sequence MSEAVISMENVSFSYENKKVLDHIHFSVPQGSFMGLVGPNGGGKTTLIKLILGLQKADSGNIRLFSQPIERFNDWNKLGYVSQKANAFNKGFPATVYEVVSMGLTAKIGYLRFFQKKHKEKILEAIAQVGMEAYTHENIGNLSGGQQQRIFIARSLVSDPELLILDEPTVGVDNENVQRFYELLDHLNRNRGITMLMVTHDTGTIAEQATEIACLNKTLHFHGKPEAYKSLTNEEWSHIYGHNIHLVTHDH encoded by the coding sequence ATGAGTGAAGCCGTTATTTCTATGGAGAATGTTAGTTTTTCCTATGAAAATAAGAAAGTGTTAGATCATATCCATTTTTCTGTACCTCAAGGTTCCTTTATGGGGTTAGTTGGACCAAATGGGGGTGGTAAAACCACGCTTATTAAATTAATTCTCGGGTTGCAAAAGGCTGATAGCGGGAACATCCGTCTATTCAGCCAACCGATTGAAAGGTTTAACGACTGGAATAAGCTTGGCTATGTTTCACAAAAAGCAAACGCATTTAATAAAGGGTTTCCGGCAACCGTTTATGAAGTAGTATCCATGGGATTAACAGCTAAAATTGGCTATTTAAGGTTTTTCCAAAAGAAACATAAAGAAAAAATCCTGGAAGCAATCGCCCAAGTTGGAATGGAAGCATATACGCACGAAAATATCGGTAATTTATCGGGCGGGCAGCAACAGCGAATTTTTATTGCCAGGTCTTTAGTCAGTGATCCCGAGCTACTCATTTTAGATGAACCGACGGTAGGTGTAGATAATGAAAATGTGCAACGTTTTTATGAGTTGCTTGACCATTTAAACCGCAATAGAGGAATTACAATGCTTATGGTAACACATGACACTGGAACAATAGCAGAACAAGCTACAGAAATTGCTTGTTTAAATAAAACCTTGCATTTCCATGGTAAGCCAGAGGCATATAAATCATTAACGAACGAAGAATGGTCGCATATTTACGGTCACAACATCCATTTAGTAACACATGACCATTGA